The DNA sequence TGCGTACAGTCCCGATGATTTGCTCTTGGGGATAGCCTTCGCTCCGAGGAACAGGCGGGACGAGCTGAGCAACCGGCTTTCCTCGTTTGAGTATAGTCACCGGCTCTCCCGTGCGGGCAACCTCATCGAGGATCGCGGGGCATTTGGCCTTGAACTCGCTCGACGATAACGTTTTCATAGGATCAGTCTACTTGACTGGTTCTGTTCTTCCCAAGGGCGGCCTGGCAGCCGAACGCACGGGGTGGAGCTACCCGAGCTCCTCGTAAAGACCGCAATAGCTCTCGTATCTCGTTCTCGAGATGGCGCCCTCCGCGACTGCCTTCTTGACGCCGCAGTGCGGCTCGGGGATGTGGCTGCAGGTGGAAAAATGGCAGGCGTCGCGGTGGGGTCGAAACTCTACGAAGGCGGCGGCTAGATCGGCTCGGTCGATGTGCCGCAGGGAGAGCTCGCGCACGCCGGGCGTGTCCACCAGCTCTCCACCGAAATCGAGCGCTAGAAGCGTGGACGCGCTCGTGGTGTGGCGCCCCCGGCCTCGACGATTCACTTCGCCGCTCGCGAGCTTCGCGCCGGGCACCATCGCGTTAGCGAGCTTCGACTTTCCCACTCCCGAGTGCCCGACGAGCATCGAGCGCTTGTTCGTGAGCAGCGCACGAAGCTCCTCGAGACCAACGCCTTTCCTTGCGCTCGTGAACACGAGGGGATAGCCGAGCTCGGCGTACAGACGAAGCGATTGTCTCGCCTCGTCGAGCAGGACACCGTCGTCGAGGTCGACCTTGTTGAGACAGACGGCGGGGGCGATCTGTGCTGTCTCGGCGATGGCGAGGTACCGGTCGATGAGCCCAGTCTTGAACGGAGGCTCGAGAAGGGCCGAAACGACCACGAGCTGATCGACGTTCGCCGCGAGTACCTGTAACCTCGGCTTGCGACGCCCGGCCATGCGGACCACGGCGGTGCGGCGCTCGAGCACCTCGTGCAATACCCCGGGAACGGTCTCGTCGGGGGTATGAAGCTCGAGCGCGACCAGGGGGTCGATCTCGACGCGATCCCCGACGGCAATCTGGGTCTTGACGTCAGCCTCCTCGTCGTCGAAGAGTCGACCACGCAAGTGGCAGTCGAAGACTCGATGGCCCTGCCCGGTATCGACGCGAACCGAGGCTTGTTTGCCGAGGAGTTTGAAGACGGTTCCGACGAGCTTGGGTTTATGGCTCGACACGTCTTTGGGCGTCGCTCAGGAAGACGAAAGCCGGAGCATGCTATATTCGGCCGCCAAGCGCTGTCAACGTGTCGAACGAAATCCCGATTCTCGTTAGCTGCGGCGAGGCGTCGGGCGACCTGTACCTCTCCGAGCTTCTTCTGGAGCTTCGACGACGCCTGCCGGCGCTTCGAGCTTTCGGCCTGGGGGGCGAGCGTGCGAAGCGCGCCGGTAC is a window from the Vicinamibacteria bacterium genome containing:
- a CDS encoding type II toxin-antitoxin system Phd/YefM family antitoxin; this encodes MKTLSSSEFKAKCPAILDEVARTGEPVTILKRGKPVAQLVPPVPRSEGYPQEQIIGTVR
- the rsgA gene encoding ribosome small subunit-dependent GTPase A, which codes for MSSHKPKLVGTVFKLLGKQASVRVDTGQGHRVFDCHLRGRLFDDEEADVKTQIAVGDRVEIDPLVALELHTPDETVPGVLHEVLERRTAVVRMAGRRKPRLQVLAANVDQLVVVSALLEPPFKTGLIDRYLAIAETAQIAPAVCLNKVDLDDGVLLDEARQSLRLYAELGYPLVFTSARKGVGLEELRALLTNKRSMLVGHSGVGKSKLANAMVPGAKLASGEVNRRGRGRHTTSASTLLALDFGGELVDTPGVRELSLRHIDRADLAAAFVEFRPHRDACHFSTCSHIPEPHCGVKKAVAEGAISRTRYESYCGLYEELG